A single region of the Musa acuminata AAA Group cultivar baxijiao chromosome BXJ1-11, Cavendish_Baxijiao_AAA, whole genome shotgun sequence genome encodes:
- the LOC103971942 gene encoding BTB/POZ domain and ankyrin repeat-containing protein NPR5 translates to MEESLKSLSLDYLNLLINGQAFSDVTFSVEGRLVHAHRCILAARSLFFRKFFCGAEPSSPPGLLLLHHHHHHQHHSPRSPTGGASQCLSSSPGSVIPVNSVSYEVFLLMLQFMYSGQVSLVPQKHEPRPNCSDRGCWHTHCTAAVDLALDTLTASRSFGVEQLALLTQKQLASMVEKASIEDVMKVLMASRKQEMHQLWTTCSHLVAKSGLPPEVLAKHLPIDVMAKIEELRLKSSLARRSFIPHHHALEVAGPSTELDDHHKIRRMRRALDSSDVELVKLMVMGEGLNLDDALALHYAVENCSREVVKALLELGAADVNCRAGPAGKTPLHVAAEMVCPDMVAVLLDHHADPNVRTFDGVTPLDILRNLTSDFLFKGAVPGLTHIEPNKLRLCLELVQSAALVMSREEAKSGGGGAGSHPHSAIYPPMHPDSTSCTPNNSNGSMVNLSLDSRMVYLNLGMAARLGCKMSDGGEDDDGSSRSQGGGGGNIGLSTMFPSHGFP, encoded by the exons ATGGAGGAGTCGCTCAAGTCCCTCTCCTTGGACTACCTCAACCTCCTCATCAACGGGCAGGCGTTCAGCGACGTGACCTTCAGCGTGGAGGGCCGCCTCGTCCACGCCCATCGCTGCATCCTGGCcgcccgcagcctcttcttccgcaAGTTCTTCTGCGGGGCCGAGCCATCGTCGCCGCCTGGTctactcctcctccaccaccatcaccaccaccaacaCCACAGCCCGCGGTCGCCCACCGGCGGGGCCTCACAGTGTCTGTCCTCCTCCCCCGGCAGCGTGATCCCGGTGAATTCCGTCAGCTACGAGGTGTTCCTGCTGATGCTCCAGTTCATGTACAGCGGGCAGGTCTCGCTGGTGCCGCAGAAGCACGAGCCTCGCCCCAATTGCAgcgaccgcggctgctggcacaccCATTGCACCGCTGCCGTCGACCTCGCTCTCGACACCCTCACCGCTTCCCGGTCCTTCGGAGTCGAGCAGCTCGCGCTCCTCACCCAG AAGCAATTGGCTAGCATGGTGGAGAAGGCGTCGATCGAGGACGTGATGAAGGTCCTGATGGCGTCCAGGAAGCAAGAAATGCACCAGCTGTGGACCACCTGCTCCCACCTGGTCGCCAAGTCCGGACTCCCGCCGGAGGTGCTCGCGAAGCACCTGCCGATCGATGTGATGGCGAAGATCGAGGAGCTCCGTCTCAAGTCCTCCCTCGCCCGCCGTTCCTTCATCCCTCACCACCACGCCCTCGAAGTCGCAGGCCCTTCCACCGAGCTCGACGACCACCACAAGATCCGCCGGATGCGCCGCGCCCTGGACTCGTCCGACGTCGAGCTTGTCAAGCTGATGGTTATGGGGGAGGGGCTCAACCTTGACGACGCCCTCGCCCTCCACTACGCCGTCGAGAACTGCAGCCGTGAGGTGGTAAAGGCGCTCCTTGAGCTCGGCGCTGCCGACGTCAATTGCCGTGCAGGCCCTGCAGGGAAAACGCCACTCCACGTCGCCGCTGAGATGGTGTGCCCCGACATGGTAGCCGTCCTCCTCGACCATCACGCCGACCCCAACGTTCGCACGTTCGACGGCGTGACCCCCCTCGACATTCTCCGCAACCTCACCTCTGACTTCCTCTTCAAGGGAGCTGTCCCGGGCCTGACGCACATCGAGCCGAACAAGCTAAGGCTTTGCCTCGAGCTAGTCCAATCGGCAGCGCTTGTCATGTCGcgtgaggaagccaaaagtggcggAGGCGGTGCCGGAAGCCACCCTCACTCGGCCATCTATCCACCGATGCATCCGGATTCGACCAGTTGCACCCCTAATAACTCAAACGGCAGCATGGTCAACCTCAGCTTGGATTCTCGAATGGTGTATCTGAATCTAGGTATGGCCGCACGGCTGGGATGCAAGATGAGTGATGGAGGCGAGGATGACGACGGCAGCAGTAGATcccaaggtggcggcggcggtaacATCGGCTTGTCGACCATGTTTCCTTCTCATGGCTTCCCGTGA